One genomic region from Jiangella sp. DSM 45060 encodes:
- a CDS encoding MerR family transcriptional regulator, translating into MTGAAPDHDDGLTVAATAALTGVTVRTLHHWDAVGLVSPSGRTGRGYRLYSAAAVARIHRVLMYRELGLPLERIAALLDGPASDPAAPLREQREQLLARIDRLRGMVGAVDRLIEATEAGILLSAEQQVELFGVDWRPERVALARDRWGQTPQWRQFAERSAARTGDDWRELADGVTALYEDLAAAQRAGVAPGSAAAGELAERHRASIGAYFDCTHAMHVCLVRQQAGDPEFVAYYDRFGPGLAAWLRDVVDANAAAHGVDPATATWT; encoded by the coding sequence GTGACCGGCGCGGCCCCCGACCACGACGACGGCCTCACCGTCGCCGCCACGGCGGCGCTGACCGGCGTCACCGTGCGCACCCTGCACCACTGGGACGCTGTCGGGCTGGTCTCGCCGTCCGGCCGCACGGGCCGCGGCTACCGGCTGTACTCCGCGGCCGCCGTCGCCCGCATCCATCGTGTGCTGATGTATCGCGAGCTCGGCCTCCCGCTCGAGCGCATCGCCGCGCTCCTGGACGGGCCGGCGTCCGATCCCGCCGCGCCGTTGCGGGAGCAGCGCGAGCAGCTGCTCGCCCGCATCGACCGGCTGCGCGGCATGGTCGGCGCCGTCGACCGGCTGATCGAGGCCACCGAGGCCGGCATCCTGCTCTCCGCCGAGCAGCAGGTCGAGCTGTTCGGCGTCGACTGGCGACCGGAACGGGTGGCGCTGGCCCGCGACCGGTGGGGCCAGACCCCGCAGTGGCGGCAGTTCGCCGAACGCTCCGCCGCCCGCACCGGCGACGACTGGCGCGAGCTCGCCGACGGCGTCACGGCCCTGTACGAGGACCTCGCCGCCGCCCAGCGCGCGGGCGTCGCCCCGGGCAGCGCGGCCGCCGGCGAGCTGGCGGAGCGGCACCGGGCGAGCATCGGCGCCTACTTCGACTGCACCCACGCCATGCACGTGTGCCTGGTCCGCCAGCAGGCCGGCGACCCCGAGTTCGTCGCCTACTACGACCGGTTCGGCCCCGGCCTGGCCGCCTGGCTGCGCGACGTCGTCGACGCCAACGCCGCCGCCCACGGCGTCGACCCCGCCACCGCCACGTGGACCTAG